In Myripristis murdjan chromosome 9, fMyrMur1.1, whole genome shotgun sequence, the following proteins share a genomic window:
- the slc23a2 gene encoding solute carrier family 23 member 2 isoform X1 → MLPAAQLDRSDGMCQLVDETALDNVIGLKDPSSVFIPEQDRGGTGKSNRDEEQEEEEEECKGERRMGVGKNTTSKSMDSAGEGGKYEEESKHGADFYPIPVVVNGVGQASGDQDTEDTELMAIYAKDNQGAEKSSMSETLDSTDSVDARRLDMIYTIEDTPPWYLCVFLGLQHYLTCFSGTIAVPFLLAEAMCVGFDQWATSQLIGTIFFCVGITTLLQTTLGCRLPLFQASAFAFLAPARAILSLDKWKCNDTEVPVMNGTELLHTEHIWHPRIREIQGAIIVSSLIEVCIGALGLPGVLLKYIGPLTITPTVALIGLSGFQAAGERAGKHWGIAMLTIFLVLLFSQYARNVQLPLPIYKAKKGWTSYRLQLFKMFPIIMAILVSWFLCFIFTVTDVFPPEKDKYGFYARTDARQGILAAAPWFKIPYPFQWGVPTVTAAGVIGMMSAVVSSIIESIGDYYACARLSCAPPPPIHAINRGIFVEGMSCVLDGLFGTGNGSTSSSPNIGVLGITKVGSRRVIQYGAFMMLLLGLVGKFSALFASLPDPVLGALFCTLFGMITAVGLSNLQFVDLNSSRNLFVLGFSIFFGLVLPSYLKQNPLVTGIVEIDQVLNVLLTTAMFVGGSVAFILDNTIPGSPEERGIRKLKRGSGPSAAELEGMRSYDLPFGMDFIRRHPIFKYIPISPTFTGYQWGMLRGACRSRMAHAEPGRGGMGGEGGTGPGESGV, encoded by the exons ATGCTCCCAGCCGCCCAGCTCGACAGGAGCGATGGGATGTGTCAACTAG tggATGAGACAGCCCTGGACAATGTAATCGGACTGAAGGATCCATCTTCAGTGTTCATACCGGAGCAAGACAGAGGAGGGACAGGGAAATCCAACAGGGacgaagagcaggaggaggaggaggaggagtgtaaGGGAGAAAGAAGGATGGGTGTGGGGAAGAATACCACATCAAAGTCAATGGACAGTGCCGGAGAAGGAGGCAAATATGAAGAGGAGAGCAAACACGGCGCAGATTTCTACCCCATTCca GTGGTGGTAAATGGAGTGGGCCAGGCCAGTGGAGACCAGGACACCGAGGACACGGAGCTGATGGCCATCTACGCTAAAGATAATCAAGGAGCAGAGAAG AGCTCCATGTCTGAGACGTTGGACAGCACAGACAGTGTGGATGCCCGGAGGTTGGATATGATCTACACCATTGAAGACACCCCGCCCTGGTACCTGTGCGTGTTCTTGGGCCTGCAG CACTACTTGACATGCTTCAGTGGAACCATTGCAGTGCCGTTCCTCCTTGCCGAGGCGATGTGCGTCGGCTTCGATCAGTGGGCCACCAGCCAGCTCATAGGGACCATCTTCTTTTGTGTCGGGATCACCACCCTGCTCCAGACCACTCTGGgttgcag GTTGCCTTTGTTCCAGGCCAGTGCGTTCGCCTTCCTCGCCCCAGCCAGGGCCATTCTCTCGCTAGACAAATGGAAGTGTAATGACACAG AGGTTCCTGTCATGAATGGCACAGAACTCCTCCACACAGAGCACATCTGGCACCCGAGGATACGAGAG ATCCAAGGGGCTATCATTGTGTCATCTTTGATTGAGGTGTGTATCGGAGCACTGGGTCTGCCGGGGGTCCTGCTGAAGTACATCGGACCTCTGACCATCACCCCCACTGTGGCCCTCATCGGTCTCTCTGGCTTCCAGGCCGCAGGGGAAAGGGCTGGAAAGCACTGGGGAATTGCTATGCT aacTATCTTCTTGGTGCTGCTCTTCTCCCAGTATGCCAGAaacgtccagctccctctgccCATCTACAAGGCCAAGAAAGGATGGACTTCTTATAGGCTACAACTCTTCAAAATGTTTCCA ATCATCATGGCCATCCTGGTGTCGTGgtttctgtgtttcattttcaccgTGACTGACGTTTTCCCGCCAGAGAAGGACAAGTACGGTTTCTACGCCCGGACAGACGCGCGCCAAGGGATCCTAGCAGCTGCACCGTGGTTCAAGATCCCTTATCCCT TTCAGTGGGGCGTGCCGACAGTCACAGCTGCAGGGGTGATCGGCATGATGAGTGCGGTGGTGTCCAGCATCATCGAGTCTATTGGTGACTACTACGCCTGTGCCCGCCTCTCTTGTGCCCCTCCACCTCCCATCCATGCAATCAATCG GGGTATATTTGTTGAGGGTATGTCCTGTGTGCTGGATGGTCTTTTCGGGACAGGAAATGGCTCCACCTCCTCTAGTCCCAATATAGGCGTGCTGGGAATCACTAAG GTGGGCAGCAGGCGTGTGATCCAGTATGGGGCATTtatgatgctgctgctggggctTGTGGGTAAATTCAGTGCACTGTTTGCCTCCCTGCCCGACCCTGTCCTGGGAGCTCTGTTCTGTACGTTGTTCGGTATGATCACAGCGGTGGGACTGTCCAACCTGCAGTTTGTCGACCTCAACTCTTCCAGGAACCTCTTCGTTCTGGGGTTTTCCATTTTCTTCGGCCTGGTGCTTCCAAGCTACCTCAAACAGAACCCGCTGGTCACCG GCATCGTTGAGATAGACCAGGTGCTGAACGTGCTCCTGACCACCGCCATGTTTGTAGGTGGCTCTGTTGCTTTCATACTGGATAACACTATTCCTG GTTCCCCAGAAGAGCGAGGCATCAGGAAGCTGAAGCGCGGGTCTGGACCCAGCGCAGCAGAGCTAGAGGGGATGAGATCTTACGACCTGCCATTTGGAATGGACTTTATCCGCAGACACCCCATCTTCAAGTACATCCCCATTAGCCCCACCTTTACAGGCTATCAGTGGGGGATGCTACGCGGCGCCTGCAGGAGCAGGATGGCACACGCAGAGCCAGGCAGAGGAGGAATGGGAGGGGAGGGCGGCACAGGAccaggggagagtggggtataG
- the slc23a2 gene encoding solute carrier family 23 member 2 isoform X2 — MGVGKNTTSKSMDSAGEGGKYEEESKHGADFYPIPVVVNGVGQASGDQDTEDTELMAIYAKDNQGAEKSSMSETLDSTDSVDARRLDMIYTIEDTPPWYLCVFLGLQHYLTCFSGTIAVPFLLAEAMCVGFDQWATSQLIGTIFFCVGITTLLQTTLGCRLPLFQASAFAFLAPARAILSLDKWKCNDTEVPVMNGTELLHTEHIWHPRIREIQGAIIVSSLIEVCIGALGLPGVLLKYIGPLTITPTVALIGLSGFQAAGERAGKHWGIAMLTIFLVLLFSQYARNVQLPLPIYKAKKGWTSYRLQLFKMFPIIMAILVSWFLCFIFTVTDVFPPEKDKYGFYARTDARQGILAAAPWFKIPYPFQWGVPTVTAAGVIGMMSAVVSSIIESIGDYYACARLSCAPPPPIHAINRGIFVEGMSCVLDGLFGTGNGSTSSSPNIGVLGITKVGSRRVIQYGAFMMLLLGLVGKFSALFASLPDPVLGALFCTLFGMITAVGLSNLQFVDLNSSRNLFVLGFSIFFGLVLPSYLKQNPLVTGIVEIDQVLNVLLTTAMFVGGSVAFILDNTIPGSPEERGIRKLKRGSGPSAAELEGMRSYDLPFGMDFIRRHPIFKYIPISPTFTGYQWGMLRGACRSRMAHAEPGRGGMGGEGGTGPGESGV, encoded by the exons ATGGGTGTGGGGAAGAATACCACATCAAAGTCAATGGACAGTGCCGGAGAAGGAGGCAAATATGAAGAGGAGAGCAAACACGGCGCAGATTTCTACCCCATTCca GTGGTGGTAAATGGAGTGGGCCAGGCCAGTGGAGACCAGGACACCGAGGACACGGAGCTGATGGCCATCTACGCTAAAGATAATCAAGGAGCAGAGAAG AGCTCCATGTCTGAGACGTTGGACAGCACAGACAGTGTGGATGCCCGGAGGTTGGATATGATCTACACCATTGAAGACACCCCGCCCTGGTACCTGTGCGTGTTCTTGGGCCTGCAG CACTACTTGACATGCTTCAGTGGAACCATTGCAGTGCCGTTCCTCCTTGCCGAGGCGATGTGCGTCGGCTTCGATCAGTGGGCCACCAGCCAGCTCATAGGGACCATCTTCTTTTGTGTCGGGATCACCACCCTGCTCCAGACCACTCTGGgttgcag GTTGCCTTTGTTCCAGGCCAGTGCGTTCGCCTTCCTCGCCCCAGCCAGGGCCATTCTCTCGCTAGACAAATGGAAGTGTAATGACACAG AGGTTCCTGTCATGAATGGCACAGAACTCCTCCACACAGAGCACATCTGGCACCCGAGGATACGAGAG ATCCAAGGGGCTATCATTGTGTCATCTTTGATTGAGGTGTGTATCGGAGCACTGGGTCTGCCGGGGGTCCTGCTGAAGTACATCGGACCTCTGACCATCACCCCCACTGTGGCCCTCATCGGTCTCTCTGGCTTCCAGGCCGCAGGGGAAAGGGCTGGAAAGCACTGGGGAATTGCTATGCT aacTATCTTCTTGGTGCTGCTCTTCTCCCAGTATGCCAGAaacgtccagctccctctgccCATCTACAAGGCCAAGAAAGGATGGACTTCTTATAGGCTACAACTCTTCAAAATGTTTCCA ATCATCATGGCCATCCTGGTGTCGTGgtttctgtgtttcattttcaccgTGACTGACGTTTTCCCGCCAGAGAAGGACAAGTACGGTTTCTACGCCCGGACAGACGCGCGCCAAGGGATCCTAGCAGCTGCACCGTGGTTCAAGATCCCTTATCCCT TTCAGTGGGGCGTGCCGACAGTCACAGCTGCAGGGGTGATCGGCATGATGAGTGCGGTGGTGTCCAGCATCATCGAGTCTATTGGTGACTACTACGCCTGTGCCCGCCTCTCTTGTGCCCCTCCACCTCCCATCCATGCAATCAATCG GGGTATATTTGTTGAGGGTATGTCCTGTGTGCTGGATGGTCTTTTCGGGACAGGAAATGGCTCCACCTCCTCTAGTCCCAATATAGGCGTGCTGGGAATCACTAAG GTGGGCAGCAGGCGTGTGATCCAGTATGGGGCATTtatgatgctgctgctggggctTGTGGGTAAATTCAGTGCACTGTTTGCCTCCCTGCCCGACCCTGTCCTGGGAGCTCTGTTCTGTACGTTGTTCGGTATGATCACAGCGGTGGGACTGTCCAACCTGCAGTTTGTCGACCTCAACTCTTCCAGGAACCTCTTCGTTCTGGGGTTTTCCATTTTCTTCGGCCTGGTGCTTCCAAGCTACCTCAAACAGAACCCGCTGGTCACCG GCATCGTTGAGATAGACCAGGTGCTGAACGTGCTCCTGACCACCGCCATGTTTGTAGGTGGCTCTGTTGCTTTCATACTGGATAACACTATTCCTG GTTCCCCAGAAGAGCGAGGCATCAGGAAGCTGAAGCGCGGGTCTGGACCCAGCGCAGCAGAGCTAGAGGGGATGAGATCTTACGACCTGCCATTTGGAATGGACTTTATCCGCAGACACCCCATCTTCAAGTACATCCCCATTAGCCCCACCTTTACAGGCTATCAGTGGGGGATGCTACGCGGCGCCTGCAGGAGCAGGATGGCACACGCAGAGCCAGGCAGAGGAGGAATGGGAGGGGAGGGCGGCACAGGAccaggggagagtggggtataG
- the rassf2b gene encoding ras association domain-containing protein 2b, producing MDDTHDGVQIGENKFISKATILSHLKTYNLYYEGQNLQLRHREEEGELIVEGLLNISWGLRRPIRLQMQDDHERIRPPPSSTSWHSGCALDSQGSPTSTDGQQPTQKSPPTVEVTAPENQPEDMTGMLDATQEDDGSSAQLLRTKSDAGVLRRGQRRSPSDQRRIRRHRFSINGHFYNHKTAVFTPAYGSVTNVRINSCMTTPQVLRVLLNKFKIENSPDDFALYLVHASGERMKLKRSDYPLVLRVMQGPCEQVCKVFLMEQDLGEEVTYDVAQYIKFEMPVLQSFITKLKEEEDREVQKLRRRYNYLRLIIEKQLGCLPEGTSCM from the exons ATGGATGACACACACGACGGGGTTCAGATCGGAGAAAACAAGTTCATCAGCAA GGCAACCATCCTCTCACATCTGAAGACATACAACCTCTACTATGAAGGACAGAATCTGCAGCTCAGGCACAGAGAa GAAGAGGGCGAGCTGATCGTTGAGGGCTTGCTGAATATCTCCTGGGGCCTGCGTCGACCAATCAGGCTTCAGATGCAGGATGACCACGAGCGAATCCGACCGCCTCCCTCGTCCACATCCTGGCATTCTGGCTGTGCTCTGGACAGTCAGGG CTCCCCAACCAGCACAGACGGTCAGCAGCCGACCCAGAAGAGCCCACCCACCGTGGAAGTGACAGCACCTGAAAACCAACCTGAAGACATGACCGGGATGTTGGACGCGACACAAG AGGATGATGGGAGCTCCGCTCAGCTTCTCAGGACGAAGAGCGATGCTGGGGTTTTGAGGCGGGGCCAGCGACGGTCACCTAGCGACCAGAGGAGGATACGACGACATCGCTTTTCCATCAATGGACACTTCTACAACCATAAG ACTGCAGTGTTCACGCCTGCGTACGGCTCGGTGACTAACGTCCGCATCAACAGCTGCATGACAACACCTCAGGTGCTGCGAGTTCTCCTCAACAAGTTCAAAATCGAGAACAGCCCTGATGACTTTGCCCTCTACCTTGTGCATGCAAgtggag AGCGTATGAAGCTGAAGCGGAGCGACTATCCTCTGGTGCTGAGGGTGATGCAGGGTCCATGTGAGCAAGTCTGCAAGGTTTTCCTCATGGAACAGGACCTGGGAGAAGAAGTGACGTATGAT GTGGCGCAGTACATCAAGTTTGAGATGCCTGTCCTGCAGAGTTTCATCACAaaactgaaggaggaggaggaccggGAGGTGCAGAAGCTCAGGAGAAG